The Bdellovibrionales bacterium genome includes a region encoding these proteins:
- a CDS encoding class I SAM-dependent methyltransferase, whose amino-acid sequence MTGVLRLIHVGLPLALGSFLISGSFAYASVLTELNLLLEPGQSGPTCARALLEDSKGRGGSSEDQGGPGERRRSDHLERNAADIIRGIKSILNSSLRYEDIFTVPVEPVAWLRLREKEARPATDQDLDGLLKIALKDPKLFAALKESTPGTADMHSLIHVMHQLLAEKPDEFGLVVAAIYNKSPPKFAALLKILSLEGEGDFAIRIYLHELGFSYGFRQERPIFFQSRQEGLKQFGKLDGEYWDIGSGIGMADRLFVDLLPENHYVFFDISPLIVGYLNGVIARYGFNAEAIQADARSLPQSGDRVVSVVRMKNVWGYVRGADKYLIQAAGLIQAGGRLILQDAKMFPRNLLRLLTVSREPTLTLLQQGWTLTYDMDEKDGRGMYTIVLTKAVEGVARRISEDASLKLWDEMLAKVPSAIAEKLPAPARKK is encoded by the coding sequence ATGACTGGGGTATTACGATTGATTCATGTTGGACTTCCGTTGGCCTTAGGCTCCTTCTTGATTTCTGGTTCATTTGCATATGCTTCCGTTCTCACTGAACTTAATCTTCTTTTGGAGCCTGGTCAGTCAGGACCGACCTGCGCCCGGGCTTTACTTGAAGACTCGAAAGGCCGGGGAGGGTCAAGTGAAGATCAAGGGGGCCCTGGGGAGAGACGTCGATCTGATCATTTAGAGCGGAACGCAGCCGATATTATCCGTGGAATCAAATCGATTCTAAATTCCAGCCTACGATATGAGGATATTTTTACGGTACCTGTAGAGCCGGTTGCCTGGTTGAGATTAAGGGAAAAGGAGGCGCGACCCGCTACCGATCAGGATCTAGATGGATTGTTGAAAATTGCGCTCAAGGATCCTAAATTGTTTGCAGCCCTTAAGGAGAGCACTCCTGGTACAGCCGATATGCACTCCTTGATCCACGTCATGCACCAACTTCTGGCTGAAAAACCAGATGAATTTGGACTCGTGGTAGCAGCTATTTATAATAAAAGTCCGCCAAAGTTTGCCGCGCTCCTTAAAATATTGAGTCTTGAGGGAGAGGGTGATTTTGCGATTCGCATCTATCTTCATGAACTCGGTTTTAGCTACGGATTCAGACAGGAGCGACCCATATTCTTCCAATCTAGGCAGGAGGGATTGAAACAGTTTGGAAAGCTCGATGGTGAGTATTGGGACATAGGCAGCGGTATTGGAATGGCCGACAGATTATTTGTCGATCTTCTCCCTGAGAATCATTATGTCTTCTTTGATATTTCACCTCTCATTGTAGGATATCTGAACGGAGTGATTGCAAGATATGGTTTTAATGCCGAAGCGATTCAGGCCGATGCTCGATCGTTGCCACAGTCTGGTGATCGAGTGGTGTCCGTGGTGCGCATGAAAAATGTTTGGGGTTATGTTCGAGGTGCCGATAAGTATTTGATTCAAGCAGCTGGCTTGATTCAGGCTGGAGGACGATTGATCTTGCAGGACGCGAAGATGTTTCCGCGCAATCTTCTGCGCCTCCTGACTGTCAGCAGGGAACCAACTCTAACTCTTCTTCAACAGGGATGGACACTCACTTATGACATGGATGAAAAGGACGGTCGGGGAATGTACACAATTGTGCTGACAAAGGCAGTTGAGGGTGTCGCGAGACGTATTTCAGAGGACGCGTCTTTGAAGCTGTGGGACGAAATGCTTGCAAAAGTGCCCAGTGCTATCGCCGAAAAATTGCCGGCGCCGGCTCGAAAAAAGTGA
- a CDS encoding histidinol-phosphate aminotransferase family protein has translation MSMANKNGLLARRKILQSVLGLPILITFSGCSDTSERANIQNFVDLDRELGQPLRGAKYGLPSWNTLDQSCAEFEHAYNENANGPSPLGLRAVFDNLKYSHRYSPTSIHEANLIHHLSEYHEVTRDFLVIHAGGTSMLAELLADTVSKVKSLVMSHPEFHWMARFARSQGADLNLVPIDEDGSINLSKILKNQANAGLIYISNPHNPLGRFIQKDQMEPFLSSVGQNLPILIDEAYIGYLGEEPASQQTVINLTSKYKNLMVLRTFSKVHGLAGLRVAYSVSHPDFRKKFSVRAPSPFTLSSLSLVAATAALNDQNHVRKTVSDNLESKQKFEEFARQNNISFITKSVANFLAIDLSTENKGLVKYFNSKKKALGNWDGVDFVRLSIGSRESQKSFQNNLSAYLESIR, from the coding sequence ATGAGCATGGCAAACAAGAATGGTCTTTTGGCGCGGCGGAAGATTTTACAGTCGGTTCTGGGTCTTCCCATTTTGATCACTTTTTCTGGCTGCAGCGATACTTCCGAGAGGGCGAACATTCAAAACTTTGTTGACCTCGATAGAGAGCTAGGACAACCGTTGCGGGGTGCCAAGTATGGTTTGCCTTCTTGGAATACGCTCGACCAGTCCTGTGCCGAATTTGAGCATGCTTACAATGAGAATGCCAATGGACCATCGCCCCTTGGTCTTCGTGCTGTTTTCGATAACCTCAAGTACTCACATCGCTACAGTCCGACTTCCATTCATGAGGCAAATCTGATTCATCATTTATCGGAATATCATGAAGTGACTCGCGACTTTCTAGTGATTCACGCTGGAGGCACATCAATGTTGGCGGAGCTCCTGGCAGATACCGTGAGCAAAGTGAAATCATTGGTAATGAGTCATCCGGAATTTCATTGGATGGCTCGTTTTGCTCGATCGCAGGGAGCAGATTTGAATCTAGTTCCTATTGATGAGGACGGTTCAATTAATTTATCCAAAATTCTTAAAAATCAGGCAAACGCCGGTCTTATCTATATTTCAAACCCTCACAATCCATTGGGTCGGTTTATTCAAAAAGATCAAATGGAGCCATTTCTGTCTTCAGTCGGTCAAAATCTACCAATTCTTATAGATGAAGCCTATATTGGATACCTGGGTGAGGAGCCTGCCTCTCAGCAAACAGTGATTAATCTTACATCGAAATATAAAAATCTAATGGTACTCAGAACATTTTCCAAAGTACATGGACTTGCTGGCCTGCGTGTGGCCTATTCTGTGTCTCATCCAGATTTTAGAAAAAAGTTTTCAGTTCGGGCCCCGAGCCCTTTCACACTCTCATCTCTGAGTTTAGTAGCGGCAACTGCTGCTCTTAACGATCAAAATCATGTAAGAAAAACCGTAAGTGATAATTTAGAGAGTAAACAAAAATTTGAGGAATTTGCGAGACAGAATAATATCTCATTTATAACGAAGAGTGTGGCGAACTTTCTGGCCATTGATCTTTCAACTGAGAACAAAGGGCTTGTGAAATATTTTAATTCAAAAAAGAAAGCGCTTGGAAACTGGGATGGTGTTGACTTTGTTCGATTGAGTATAGGCTCAAGAGAATCTCAGAAATCGTTTCAAAATAATTTGAGTGCCTATCTTGAGTCTATTAGATAG
- a CDS encoding DUF1624 domain-containing protein gives MKFEKWCRKSDRLESIDALRGVAIVLMVLDHTRHFFTNTRLEQFSSDLSQMPVALFLTRWLTHFCAPVFILLAGISAFILLKKKNDNNIRKTSKYLLLRGLWLIIIELTLVRLAWMFNFDNSVVFGRVLWAIGWSFVFLSPLIYLSPNTVGIVGAVIILTHNLFDTLPISSWGSLTWLWKILHVSEGFEISEGYYFLVIYPLIPWVGVMALGYGIGHVFLKPKQEMRKILGLFGLFLLCGFVILRFINFYGDPMRWSPQQTVLQTFMSFIKLEKYPPSLLFLMLTLGIPLVLFPYHEKIPGYLRSVFVGFGRVPLFFYCTHLFFLHGLAVTVAYVQKLNIDFLLENKPPWLWPENWGFSFPIVYLIWVVVVAVFYPICLGYTKVLESVSKTAI, from the coding sequence ATGAAGTTTGAAAAGTGGTGTCGAAAGTCAGATCGCTTGGAATCAATTGACGCTCTTCGCGGAGTGGCAATTGTATTGATGGTTCTAGATCATACTAGACATTTTTTCACAAACACAAGGTTGGAACAATTTAGTTCAGATCTTTCTCAAATGCCCGTGGCTCTCTTTTTAACTAGATGGCTCACACATTTTTGTGCACCTGTTTTTATCTTACTAGCTGGAATCAGCGCCTTTATTTTGCTGAAGAAAAAAAATGACAATAACATTAGGAAGACATCCAAATATCTATTGTTACGAGGTTTGTGGCTGATAATAATCGAATTAACTCTGGTTCGCTTGGCCTGGATGTTTAATTTTGACAATTCAGTTGTGTTTGGAAGAGTTCTGTGGGCGATTGGATGGTCTTTTGTATTTCTTTCGCCGCTGATTTATCTTTCGCCGAATACAGTGGGTATTGTTGGTGCCGTAATCATTTTGACACATAACTTATTTGATACTTTACCGATTTCATCGTGGGGCTCATTGACTTGGTTGTGGAAAATTCTCCACGTATCTGAGGGATTTGAAATTTCTGAGGGATATTATTTTTTGGTTATCTATCCACTGATTCCTTGGGTTGGAGTGATGGCGCTAGGCTACGGCATTGGGCATGTTTTCCTAAAGCCCAAACAGGAAATGCGGAAGATCTTGGGTCTATTTGGCCTCTTTCTTCTGTGTGGATTTGTCATCTTAAGGTTCATTAATTTTTATGGCGATCCTATGCGATGGAGTCCGCAACAGACAGTCCTTCAAACATTTATGTCTTTTATTAAACTCGAGAAGTATCCTCCCTCTTTGCTATTTCTCATGCTGACTTTGGGAATCCCACTTGTGCTTTTCCCGTACCATGAAAAAATTCCGGGTTATTTGAGAAGTGTTTTTGTTGGGTTTGGTAGGGTTCCTCTTTTCTTTTATTGTACTCACCTCTTTTTCCTTCACGGCCTGGCTGTGACAGTTGCTTATGTTCAAAAATTGAATATTGATTTCCTTTTAGAGAATAAGCCGCCTTGGTTGTGGCCAGAAAATTGGGGTTTCTCCTTTCCTATTGTATATCTAATATGGGTTGTTGTGGTTGCGGTTTTTTATCCCATTTGCCTTGGATATACAAAAGTCCTGGAGTCAGTCTCAAAAACGGCGATTTGA
- a CDS encoding FAD:protein FMN transferase yields MVDKYRRRMRPLLGTYVEIGLSRAFQNCDRTIERAFERIETVQKHLSFHDPRSDLSRLNSARGEEIAVHPMSICALRLARVITWRSKGLFNFTVGAQLQKIGALPIHESGKKLMAGQADDLEIRGKKVRLRRPLVITLDGIAKGFAVDLAVKELKTHGASSSGWVNAGGDLRVFGDLTLPVFQRNASRPDGELPLLGGLRNSALATSETSGSNSYQFPGKIIAACGHSTEDGIWSVIAPSAWLADALTKVAGVSSQRDREFAVSRLGGHLIQGAEGEVK; encoded by the coding sequence ATGGTGGATAAGTATCGTCGCCGTATGCGACCGCTACTTGGCACCTACGTCGAAATCGGTCTCTCACGAGCTTTCCAAAATTGTGACAGAACCATTGAAAGGGCATTTGAACGTATAGAAACCGTCCAAAAGCATCTCTCCTTTCATGACCCCCGGAGTGATCTCTCGCGGCTCAATAGCGCACGAGGAGAAGAGATCGCCGTGCATCCAATGAGCATTTGCGCATTGCGCTTGGCCCGAGTAATAACCTGGAGAAGCAAAGGACTCTTCAATTTTACGGTTGGTGCTCAATTGCAGAAAATTGGTGCCTTGCCCATTCATGAAAGCGGAAAAAAGCTGATGGCTGGTCAAGCCGACGACCTCGAGATTCGTGGAAAGAAAGTTCGCCTTCGACGTCCTTTAGTCATTACCCTGGATGGCATTGCTAAGGGCTTCGCAGTGGACTTGGCAGTAAAGGAATTAAAAACTCATGGCGCAAGCTCATCAGGCTGGGTCAACGCTGGGGGTGACTTACGTGTTTTTGGCGACTTAACCTTGCCGGTGTTTCAACGAAATGCAAGTCGTCCAGATGGCGAACTTCCACTTTTGGGTGGCCTTCGAAATTCTGCGCTCGCCACCTCTGAAACCTCCGGCAGCAATTCATACCAATTTCCCGGAAAAATTATCGCCGCTTGCGGCCATTCAACTGAAGATGGTATATGGAGCGTGATCGCTCCTAGCGCCTGGCTAGCAGATGCCCTAACCAAAGTTGCTGGGGTCAGCTCTCAGAGGGATCGCGAGTTTGCAGTTTCGAGGCTCGGAGGACATTTGATTCAAGGGGCAGAGGGCGAGGTTAAATGA
- a CDS encoding FMN-binding protein — MDDRRLNGLWLLPVAAFTNSTFAADYLSASEAQKILLPTADRFELKSVELTGEQIDKIKELAGVRQRTKNPKIWQAYTKNEVIGWFFVDEVIGKHEFITFAAAISSEGKVLGIEVMSYRETHGGEVRKPEWREQFRGKKLDNPFKLDVDVSNISGATLSCRNLLDGVKRLLVLHKVLNLNGG, encoded by the coding sequence ATGGATGATCGCAGATTAAATGGGCTTTGGCTGCTCCCAGTTGCGGCCTTCACAAATTCGACCTTTGCGGCAGACTATCTTTCCGCCAGCGAAGCACAGAAAATCCTTCTGCCAACTGCAGACAGATTTGAGTTAAAATCAGTCGAGCTCACAGGCGAGCAAATAGACAAAATCAAAGAGCTAGCTGGAGTCCGTCAGCGAACTAAGAATCCGAAAATTTGGCAGGCATATACAAAAAACGAAGTGATCGGATGGTTTTTTGTCGATGAGGTCATTGGCAAACATGAGTTCATCACCTTTGCTGCGGCCATTTCATCAGAGGGAAAAGTATTAGGAATTGAAGTGATGTCCTATCGAGAAACTCATGGAGGTGAAGTCCGAAAGCCTGAGTGGCGCGAACAATTTAGGGGTAAAAAACTCGACAACCCATTTAAGCTTGACGTTGATGTTTCTAATATCAGCGGCGCAACTTTGTCCTGCCGAAATCTTCTTGATGGAGTGAAGCGTTTGCTTGTCCTACATAAAGTGTTAAATTTAAATGGTGGATAA
- a CDS encoding FAD-dependent oxidoreductase, producing MLSIGLSPVDISAHLGDALMGHSPILRRLRSLSAKKVSRRRLLQWSILSATSMFVVPRTCGKDLRVGIIGSGAAGLAAAFWLKKHRVSFQLVEASGRFGGRIFTVDSWNEDKQFVELGGELINTGDQETLWLARELQEEQNRMLNSNKNFEPQDLRILKFKDEELDSKLHASLFNVNGRVYTEQQFFKAVAQLVPHLAKMNKNIFGDFDGDFTYLSAKRFPEARKMDETPLSGLLDSCKSFAEPWCLEILRAAYEAEFGLSAEEQSSLNFLLMFDTDLIDGFSLYGESDEALRIGGGNSALTRATVNSLNDYNQNNLDNYLQFDRQVRSISRSRSKFICHFERGRSEEYTHLIVAVPITQLRRIEGWDKLEISKPKQRFIRDLRMGQNSKAMLGFKQRFWRQTPIFDGRGSQGEMYLSKGSGIIWETSRLQSGSTGILTLYSTGEMAKRVGLDPHEPLQIIKDNFSSQAGALYTGERIHFNWPRFGLTEGSFSCLGLGQFSDFWGAGSEPECDGRLIFAGEHTSVKSQGFINGGFESGFRAARQILEKI from the coding sequence ATGCTTAGCATTGGGCTGTCGCCAGTCGATATCTCAGCACACCTTGGAGACGCTCTTATGGGACATTCGCCAATACTCAGAAGACTCCGTTCACTTTCAGCAAAAAAGGTTTCTCGAAGACGTCTCCTCCAATGGTCTATTCTATCCGCTACGAGCATGTTTGTAGTTCCTCGCACTTGTGGGAAAGACCTACGAGTGGGAATCATCGGATCCGGAGCAGCAGGTTTGGCAGCAGCCTTTTGGCTTAAAAAGCACCGGGTTTCTTTTCAACTTGTTGAAGCCTCTGGTCGTTTCGGCGGGAGGATTTTTACTGTGGATTCCTGGAATGAGGACAAGCAGTTTGTTGAACTTGGAGGCGAGCTGATCAACACCGGTGATCAAGAGACTCTCTGGCTTGCGCGAGAATTGCAGGAAGAACAGAACCGGATGCTGAACTCAAATAAAAACTTCGAACCACAGGATCTGAGAATTCTCAAATTCAAGGACGAAGAATTAGATTCGAAACTTCACGCCTCTCTATTTAATGTTAATGGGCGAGTGTATACCGAACAGCAGTTTTTTAAGGCCGTCGCTCAATTGGTCCCTCATTTAGCTAAGATGAACAAAAATATTTTCGGTGATTTTGATGGAGACTTTACTTACCTCTCGGCAAAGAGATTTCCAGAAGCAAGAAAGATGGATGAGACTCCTCTATCGGGACTGCTGGATTCTTGCAAATCGTTTGCAGAACCCTGGTGTCTAGAAATACTTCGGGCCGCCTATGAAGCGGAATTTGGTTTGTCTGCAGAGGAGCAATCTTCCTTGAATTTTCTGCTGATGTTCGACACAGACCTGATCGATGGATTTTCACTCTATGGAGAAAGCGATGAAGCCTTGCGCATTGGCGGTGGCAATTCAGCCTTGACCCGGGCGACAGTGAACTCCTTAAATGATTACAATCAGAACAACCTGGATAATTACCTACAGTTTGATCGTCAGGTGAGATCCATCAGCCGAAGTCGATCAAAATTTATTTGCCATTTTGAGAGGGGCCGAAGTGAGGAATACACTCATTTGATCGTTGCAGTGCCAATTACACAACTGAGACGGATAGAAGGCTGGGATAAATTGGAGATTTCTAAACCCAAGCAGCGCTTTATTCGTGATTTAAGAATGGGCCAGAATTCAAAAGCTATGCTTGGATTTAAGCAGCGCTTTTGGAGGCAAACTCCCATTTTTGATGGTCGCGGTTCTCAGGGCGAGATGTATCTATCAAAGGGGAGTGGCATTATTTGGGAAACGAGTCGATTGCAATCAGGCTCGACCGGTATTCTCACGCTCTATTCAACTGGAGAGATGGCCAAGCGGGTGGGACTCGATCCTCACGAGCCTTTGCAAATCATCAAGGATAATTTCAGTTCTCAAGCTGGCGCCCTCTACACGGGAGAGAGAATCCACTTTAATTGGCCTCGCTTTGGCTTAACAGAGGGCTCATTTTCTTGTTTGGGACTGGGGCAGTTTAGCGATTTCTGGGGTGCTGGATCAGAACCTGAGTGCGATGGTCGTCTTATATTTGCTGGCGAGCACACTTCCGTAAAATCTCAAGGATTTATCAATGGTGGATTTGAATCTGGATTCAGAGCCGCCCGGCAGATTCTAGAAAAAATCTAA